The Carnobacterium mobile DSM 4848 genome includes a window with the following:
- the zwf gene encoding glucose-6-phosphate dehydrogenase, which produces MSKEKIALFTIFGGTGDLAKRKLYPSLYRLYKKGYLAEKFAVIGTARREWTDDYYREIVVNSIQDLVESPEHAQEFASHFYYQSHNVTDIEHYDILKLLSETLDTRYQLEGNRLFYLAMSPKFFGVISQNLKDCNLLTAEGFNRLIIEKPFGHDYESALELNNQIRASFEENQIYRIDHYLGKEMVQNISAVRFANNMFEAMWNNRYIDNIQITLSESIGVEERGGYYDTSGALRDMLQNHILQVISLLAMEPPTRLQDKEIRTEKIKALQAVRLFKPEEVSDYLVRGQYGPSSISGEELKGYREEFNVAPDSQTETFVAGKIMIDNFRWSGVPFYFRTGKRLTNKGTQIDIEFKNVPLNLFDNNDEPLPPNVLTIYIQPIEGFSLELNTKKVGLGLETETLQLEHKHSAETTANSSEAYEKLILDCLNGDSTNFTHWDEVASSWKFVDIIRKAWDNEIVEFPNYPSGSMGPVESDQVLTKDGFKWHWCPDKQ; this is translated from the coding sequence ATGAGTAAAGAAAAGATTGCTCTGTTTACTATTTTTGGTGGAACAGGAGATTTGGCAAAGAGAAAACTATATCCTTCTCTTTATCGATTGTACAAAAAAGGTTACCTTGCGGAAAAATTTGCAGTAATCGGAACAGCAAGAAGAGAATGGACAGATGATTACTATCGTGAAATCGTCGTGAATTCTATTCAAGATCTAGTAGAATCTCCTGAACATGCCCAAGAATTTGCAAGTCATTTTTATTATCAATCTCATAATGTGACTGATATCGAACATTACGATATCCTTAAGCTTTTATCAGAAACTTTAGATACTCGTTATCAATTAGAGGGAAATCGATTGTTTTATCTAGCAATGTCTCCTAAGTTCTTTGGTGTCATTTCACAGAATTTAAAAGACTGCAACTTGCTTACAGCTGAAGGTTTCAATCGCTTGATTATTGAAAAACCATTTGGCCACGATTACGAAAGTGCGCTTGAATTGAATAACCAAATTCGTGCATCATTTGAGGAAAATCAAATTTACCGTATCGACCATTATTTAGGAAAAGAAATGGTTCAGAATATTTCTGCAGTTCGTTTTGCTAATAATATGTTTGAAGCTATGTGGAATAACCGTTATATCGATAATATTCAAATCACTTTAAGTGAATCGATTGGGGTAGAAGAACGAGGCGGATATTATGATACCAGCGGCGCGTTGAGAGATATGCTGCAAAACCACATTCTTCAAGTCATTTCGCTATTGGCAATGGAGCCTCCAACTCGTTTGCAAGATAAGGAAATTCGTACAGAAAAAATTAAAGCCTTGCAAGCAGTCCGTCTTTTCAAACCAGAAGAAGTGTCTGACTACTTAGTCCGCGGCCAATATGGTCCAAGTTCCATCAGCGGTGAAGAATTGAAGGGTTACCGGGAAGAATTCAATGTTGCTCCTGATTCTCAGACAGAAACCTTTGTAGCTGGAAAAATCATGATCGATAATTTCAGATGGTCTGGTGTTCCTTTTTATTTCCGGACTGGTAAAAGGTTAACGAACAAAGGTACGCAAATTGATATCGAATTTAAAAATGTTCCTTTAAACTTATTTGATAACAATGATGAGCCTTTACCCCCCAATGTCTTAACTATTTATATTCAACCTATTGAAGGATTTTCTTTAGAATTGAATACTAAAAAAGTAGGTCTTGGTCTAGAAACAGAAACCTTGCAATTAGAGCATAAACATTCTGCAGAAACTACAGCTAATAGTTCAGAAGCATATGAAAAACTGATTTTGGATTGTCTGAATGGAGATTCTACCAACTTCACTCACTGGGATGAAGTTGCGAGCTCATGGAAATTCGTTGATATTATTCGTAAAGCTTGGGATAATGAGATAGTAGAATTTCCTAACTACCCAAGCGGTTCTATGGGTCCGGTCGAAAGTGATCAGGTTCTAACAAAAGATGGCTTTAAATGGCACTGGTGTCCTGACAAACAGTAG
- a CDS encoding DEAD/DEAH box helicase produces the protein MEHTFEKFNLHPFLIEAINEIGFTQPTEVQDKLIPAIKKGKSVIGQSQTGSGKTHTFLLPLINAVDPAKKEVQVVITTPSRELAEQIYQAALQLVEKAPERIIVQNFVGGTDKKRQIAKLAGTQPHVVIGTPGRILDLVTENALLIHTAPVLVIDEADMTLDMGFLEDIDQIASKLPTPLQMLVFSATIPNKLKPFLKKYMENPLYEHIQPKEVISSSIENWLISTKGRDRIDVIYELLMIGQPYLVMIFANTKAKVDEIAEGLKARGVKVAKIHGDIPPRERKRVMKQVQNLEYQFVVATDLAARGIDIEGVSHVINAEIPRDLDFFIHRVGRTGRNNLKGTAITLYAPSDENLIIDIEKLGITFEPKTVKNGEIVDTFDRKRRAQREKVKSEPLDGATRGMIKKAKKNIKPGYKKKMGRAIKASNVKKRRVERRTQANAIKKANKKK, from the coding sequence GTGGAACATACATTTGAAAAATTTAATTTACATCCATTTTTAATAGAAGCAATCAACGAAATAGGATTTACTCAGCCGACTGAAGTGCAAGACAAACTTATTCCTGCTATAAAAAAAGGAAAGAGCGTAATTGGTCAATCTCAAACAGGATCTGGTAAAACGCATACGTTCTTATTGCCTTTGATCAATGCAGTTGACCCGGCAAAAAAAGAAGTACAAGTCGTCATTACAACTCCAAGCCGAGAATTGGCGGAACAGATTTATCAAGCAGCACTTCAACTCGTTGAAAAAGCACCAGAAAGAATCATTGTACAAAACTTTGTCGGCGGGACAGATAAAAAACGACAAATAGCAAAATTGGCAGGTACCCAACCGCATGTTGTCATAGGCACACCTGGACGCATCTTAGATTTGGTAACCGAAAACGCCTTATTGATCCATACTGCACCTGTACTGGTAATTGACGAAGCAGATATGACACTCGATATGGGATTTTTGGAAGATATTGATCAAATTGCTAGTAAGTTACCGACGCCATTACAAATGTTAGTTTTCTCAGCAACGATTCCTAACAAGTTAAAGCCGTTCTTAAAAAAATATATGGAAAATCCTTTATATGAACACATTCAACCAAAAGAAGTTATTTCTTCTTCTATTGAGAATTGGTTGATTTCAACTAAAGGCAGAGATCGAATTGATGTTATTTATGAATTGCTGATGATTGGACAACCTTATTTAGTGATGATATTTGCTAATACGAAAGCAAAAGTAGATGAGATCGCTGAGGGACTAAAAGCTAGAGGAGTAAAAGTTGCTAAAATTCATGGGGACATTCCTCCTCGTGAGCGGAAACGGGTTATGAAGCAAGTTCAAAATTTAGAATACCAATTTGTAGTAGCGACAGATTTAGCAGCTCGTGGAATTGATATTGAAGGAGTTTCTCATGTCATCAATGCTGAGATTCCGCGCGATTTGGATTTCTTTATTCACCGTGTCGGCCGGACAGGACGAAACAACCTTAAAGGAACAGCCATTACTTTATATGCGCCTAGCGATGAAAACCTGATTATTGACATTGAAAAATTAGGTATTACTTTTGAACCTAAAACCGTTAAAAATGGGGAAATTGTTGATACTTTTGATCGTAAACGTCGTGCTCAACGCGAAAAGGTAAAATCAGAACCCCTTGATGGAGCAACTCGGGGAATGATAAAAAAAGCGAAAAAAAATATCAAACCTGGATATAAGAAAAAAATGGGACGTGCAATTAAAGCAAGCAACGTTAAAAAACGCCGTGTTGAACGCCGTACACAAGCGAATGCAATTAAGAAAGCAAATAAAAAAAAATAA
- a CDS encoding DUF1189 domain-containing protein: MIKTAFIHPEQLATARSLKKRNVFLYLLLLAFITAIPTWIQGNQILKDIKHDGQTIDEHLPAFKIEQNQLVTDESVESFIYQTDSIIFTFDPTGKQTVADVNNNTIGTTIGVALLKDRFYLNAPGYPIEIPYSNMNGITDQFFTDLVTGTQTTNRFVFIFSFVLIWLISLVLVVIYNLLYTVFANLIAAVSRRPLRFGDNWKIVLAASTLPTFFFAILNSFNLTPYLQLEVKMVVTLYFYYLAIRKLPK, translated from the coding sequence TTGATAAAAACAGCTTTTATTCATCCAGAACAGTTAGCCACCGCACGTAGTCTAAAAAAGAGAAATGTTTTTCTTTATCTCTTACTTTTAGCTTTCATAACAGCCATTCCTACCTGGATCCAAGGAAATCAGATTCTAAAAGACATCAAGCACGATGGACAAACGATCGATGAACATCTGCCAGCCTTTAAAATTGAACAAAATCAACTCGTTACCGATGAATCTGTAGAAAGTTTTATTTACCAAACTGATTCTATTATTTTTACTTTTGATCCTACCGGCAAACAAACCGTTGCAGATGTAAACAATAATACTATTGGTACAACGATTGGTGTAGCTTTACTTAAAGATCGCTTTTACTTAAACGCTCCTGGGTATCCTATTGAAATACCCTATTCCAACATGAATGGCATTACAGATCAGTTTTTTACTGATTTAGTGACCGGAACACAAACAACAAATCGTTTTGTGTTTATCTTTTCATTCGTTCTGATTTGGTTGATCAGTTTAGTCCTTGTTGTGATCTACAATTTACTGTACACGGTTTTTGCTAATCTTATTGCAGCTGTAAGTCGGCGGCCTTTACGTTTTGGCGATAATTGGAAAATTGTACTCGCAGCTTCAACTTTACCGACTTTCTTCTTTGCAATACTCAACAGTTTCAACTTAACTCCTTATCTTCAATTGGAAGTCAAAATGGTTGTAACACTGTATTTTTATTATTTGGCAATTAGAAAGTTGCCTAAGTAG
- a CDS encoding superoxide dismutase translates to MAYELPELPYAYDALAPSIDEETMHLHHDKHHNTYVTNLNKAIEKHPELGEKSIEELVSNLTAVPEEIRTAVRNNGGGHANHSFFWKILSPTGGGEPTGELKEAIESTFGSLDRFKEEFAAAAAGRFGSGWAWLVVDGGKLAITSTPNQDSPLSEGKTPVLGLDVWEHAYYLNYKNVRADYIKAFWNLVNWEEAAKNYAAAK, encoded by the coding sequence ATGGCTTATGAATTACCGGAATTACCTTATGCATATGATGCGTTAGCACCTTCTATTGATGAAGAAACGATGCATTTGCACCATGACAAACATCACAACACTTATGTGACGAATTTAAATAAGGCAATCGAAAAACACCCAGAATTAGGAGAAAAATCAATTGAAGAATTGGTTTCTAATTTGACAGCAGTTCCTGAAGAAATACGCACAGCAGTACGTAATAATGGTGGCGGACATGCAAACCACAGCTTTTTCTGGAAAATTCTTTCTCCAACAGGCGGCGGCGAACCAACTGGTGAATTGAAAGAAGCAATCGAATCTACTTTTGGCAGCTTAGACAGATTTAAAGAAGAATTTGCAGCAGCAGCAGCTGGCCGTTTTGGATCTGGTTGGGCGTGGTTAGTAGTAGACGGCGGAAAATTAGCCATCACTTCAACACCAAACCAAGATTCTCCATTATCTGAAGGCAAAACTCCAGTTTTAGGATTAGACGTATGGGAACATGCTTATTACCTGAACTACAAAAACGTTCGTGCTGATTACATCAAAGCATTCTGGAACTTAGTAAACTGGGAAGAAGCAGCAAAAAATTACGCAGCAGCAAAATAA